GCGGGGACGCGATTCGAGCAGTGTGACGCGAACCCCGTGCCGCGTTAAGGCCACCGCAGCCGCCAGCCCGGCCAGTCCTCCTCCGGCGATGACAACGTGCGGCTGAGACATTCCGTGTTTCTTGGTCAATCCGTCGGGCAGATCTACTTCAGGTCGATAACTCGCTGTTCGAAGAGGATGGCGTTATCGGAGAGGCCGGTTTCTTTCAGTGCTTTGATCAACTCGTTTTCCGCGGAGGGCAATGCCGAACCGGCATGGAAGATCCGGGCCCGCAACCCCTGGGAATTCCCGGTCGTTTCTTTCGCCCTGGCGAGAACCTCCTCCAGCGTGATTGGTTCCACGATTTCCGGAGTGGTGTCGTTCGTGGCCCAGACGTATCCCTTCCCGACCACGACGATGGTGATCACTTCCGAAATGTCGGGGTAAGACTTCTCGCTCTCTGGAGGCGTCGGCAGCATGGACGCCTGCGGAGTGGACGTCGCCACCGCATCGCGCATCGCCTGTTCCGACTGATCCGGAGACCCGTTGTCCAATGGCCCGGGGCCGCCGCCCGTGCCGAAGTCGAGCCCGAACTGGCTCAGCATGAACGCCAGAATCCCTGTGACGACCACCCCGCCGGTCACGGCAACTCTGCGACCTGTTTTTCCCATCATCATGACGCACCTCGTCTGTTTCTGTTCGATCGGCTCAGCGAGTTGGTCCGCTTATCCGCTCAGGGTTGACTCTCGTTCTTCTCCGGCAAGTATCCCACCACAGCATACTCGAATCGTGTTCGCCCGTCGGCATCAGCTCGCATCCGGTCGGTCACTTGAGGCAAAGCTGTCAGCACATTCTGCCGGGTTGCAGCCGGGACTTCTCCGTAGCTCACGAGCATCACAACCAGTCCCTTCGCCTGTGGCAGCGACTTATAAAGATTGAAAAGCTGCTGCTGGAAGTCGTCGCTGGACGTTGGTCTCAGGGAGTACTCTTCCTCGCCGATCTGAATCTCGACCACTTCCTGAGGCGTGATATGAATGTTCCAGATGTCGCAGCGTTTGCGGATCTCTTCATAGGCGAGCAGGAAGGTCGCCAGGTCGCGCGGCTCGGAGTCTTCGATCTCGCTGGCGAGTTCTTCCACGTTCTGCGGCGAGACCGGTTGCGGCATCACCCCGGCTGCGGCGAGCGCTTCGAGCAAATTTCTGATCTCTTCCGAAGACGCGGCGTAGGCGCGCTGCAGAGCGGATACGATGCGATCCCGCTGGCGACTCACATCGTCCAGTCGCTGATTGAGTTCCTGCCGTTCGGCGGACGATTCCGCGCGTTGTTTTTCGAGAGCCGTCTCACTGCTGGCCAGATCGGTCTCGGCCTGGAAGCGATGCTGCTGGACCAGCTCAAGAACCTGATTGGTCTCCGCCAGTTCCGCCTGAGTCTGTCGCAGCTGGTATTCCAGAGCCACGGCCCGGTCATCCCGCTGCGATGTGACGGCCTTCGTCTGCTGCTCCATCTCCAGATACTGAGCGAAGATCACGATCAGTAACAGATCGAGCAGAGGGGTCAACTGAAGTGACAGGCGTCGAGCTCCCATCCCGGTCACCCCGCAGCCGTTTCAGAGGGAGGCGTCTTTGAATCGGAAATCCGACTCTTTACAGCCGAGACCATTGATCGCATATGGGCTCGGGCTTCATTCAACCGGTGAAAGCTCGGCTCCAGCAGACTGTTCACCAGTAGCAGCACGAGGCCCGCGGTCAGTCCGGCAAACGTCGACCAGATCGCATCGCCGAAACGCGCCACGATAATCGAGACCGTATCGGCTTCCGCGCCGCCGGACACGTTCAGAGCGGCTCCAATCGAAATGATTGTCCCCAGTACCCCGGCGAGCGGATAGGCTTCGATCATCACGCGGGCGGAGTTGGCGATGGTCTCGAAACGCAGGGCGTGCAGATAGCGGCGTTTTTCGTCGAGCAGACTGAGCCGATTGCGGAGCATCTGCCGCTCCTGAACGCGGCTCGGATCGTTGAGGACGTCTTCGACATCGGCGATGAAGGCTTCCATCTGGTCGGTCAGATGAGCGGTCGGGTCAAGGACACTGCGTTGCCGCAAATCGCGAGTGTAGTCCTGCAGCGTACCGGCAAGGACCCGCATGTCCCGCTTCGACCACGCGACGAGCAAGGCGAAGACCGCCAGATGCAGGCAGGCCGCCACGGTGATGATCGATGTTGAGAGTTCCGCGATCGCGGAGAGAATGTTATCCACGCCGTGCCTCTACAGAAGTCAGTTCAGGTAGGGCCAATTTCCTACGGGCCGAATGGAAGGCGTTGCGACGCCTCGAAACGCCCGCAGGCAGCCGGGCCCGTCGCACTGCCGGGCAAGCCAGCAGTGGCACACGTGTTGATGGTCCGCCTTGCGCCTACGCGGCTTCAGAAAGCCTTTCCCGATTGTAATCTCATGCCCCGTCGGCAGAAGAGGATTCCTCGGAAACCTTGCGTTCGAGGATATATAAAACGGTGCGGGCCCTTAAATTGGCCCAGGTGGCACGAGCG
The sequence above is drawn from the Rubinisphaera margarita genome and encodes:
- a CDS encoding MotA/TolQ/ExbB proton channel family protein; amino-acid sequence: MDNILSAIAELSTSIITVAACLHLAVFALLVAWSKRDMRVLAGTLQDYTRDLRQRSVLDPTAHLTDQMEAFIADVEDVLNDPSRVQERQMLRNRLSLLDEKRRYLHALRFETIANSARVMIEAYPLAGVLGTIISIGAALNVSGGAEADTVSIIVARFGDAIWSTFAGLTAGLVLLLVNSLLEPSFHRLNEARAHMRSMVSAVKSRISDSKTPPSETAAG